In the genome of Labeo rohita strain BAU-BD-2019 chromosome 2, IGBB_LRoh.1.0, whole genome shotgun sequence, the window agcttaGCTGTCATGGAATGGAATGCACAGATTGTGAGATATCAGAGACAGCAGAGGATATATCTATGCTGCCTTTAAAAATCCAAAGTATCTcaggagacaggaagtgaagctaaCACTCAATTCGGAcatgccttgatgccttcctacCTTGGAATGCATCACCCGAAAGCAGGATTTTTCAGATATCAGACGCAGCAAAAGACTCACACCAGTCGGCCAATAGGGGGACACTACAGCaatcaaaaacatatatacatatatgcgcCCGTCATTCGCTAACTTTCCTGTCTCAATTACTCTGCTTTGCATCATTGATTATGTTGCATGAGTGCCCACTACTGGCGGAACTCTTGCAATGGGATGAATTGGAATGTCCTAAGCCCTTGATCAGTTGGAATCCGCAATGgagtttatttacattttttttccccttacgAATTAGTTTGATGCAACATTCTATATGTATATAGCAGGGATAAGCAACGTTGATTCTGGAGTGCTGATGACCCGCAGAGTTCAgttccaactctaatcaaacacacctgaacaagctaattaaggacgtcaggatttttttcaaggttggaactctgcaggacatggGCACTTCAAGACCAACGTTGCCTATCCCTGATATATAGGTATATAACGATCAGCCTAACAGGTTACAAAGTTTAAAATGGGTAATAAAGgtaataaaatgaacttaagaaaacatgtaaaccagttaaaacagtagtatatataaaatcattgcAATAAGTAGAGCAATAAAACACGTCCCTTTGTGTGACAGTGTCACATGTATGCTTGgggtattttaaatgtttatttatttatttattttattttatatattataaagttGTTTGGGGTGGGGATAAATTAAATGAGATCTGCAATGATGTCATAATCGTGTTGCATTGAGGTCTGTGGAGCAGCCTGAAATGTGAGGGTCTGACCATTTATACTTTACTTCTCCTTTTAACAAAGTGGAACACACTTCAAAATGTCAGTGGGGATTCCTCTAAGGCAGGAGTTTGCAAACTTAAACTCGAGCCATTTCGGCCCCTTTCCCACCGAATAAGATTCATGTGGAGACAAAATATTTGATCCCCACATAAAGATAATACAGCATATAGCTAAAGTTTTATATTCAGTTATGTTACAGGGCAGGGGAGTAGCAatcattttagtgtttttgttatatattttattaatgacaATGTTATTGTTATGATTGTATTATCAGTGTAATAATTTATACTAAAACACTTTTTCGATCTCTATTACAGAATAAGGcagaaaatatagtttatagCTTCTGTACTGTAATTAATGCTATGCCAATTACCACTGtatcatttatatactttaattaTTACCTGGAAAAGACttgaaaacacacataaaccatatattgtcgCAATGCTTTATTGACTTCACATTTCATCATTTAAGGTTTATGCTTGTTAGTCTGTTCCGTATCGTGAGTGGAAAAAATGTCCTTGAGAAAAGTTTAGGatttaaatacttatatatatatatatatatatatatatagtttactacaaattaaatgaattaaatattaatggtcTACGAAttgaataatgcattaaaaatgaatcattttagacttaatttaataactaaatcattttgcatgcatttaataacagttttatattgaactgtaaaagctattaaatagcCTATATTCAACCAACGCAAACTTgttactgctgtagttttgttacTCTGAATTCAGTCTGAATCATTTAAGACTAAGCTCTATTTTTTTACATCAGCTTGTCAGATGTCAGTTATTACTGTCAATCATATCAAATGACTCGCAAAACTTTTCCTCAAATTGTGAATGGATTATGTAGCGAAAACGAGCAAAGGACACTCCTATTACGGCACAGTACAGTTGACCGGAAACTTTTATAGTAAGTTTCACTGCAGGCGTAGCGCAAATATGTGAATGAATGTTCCGCAGTAAAGTTCAACGGATTTCGAAACTTTTTTGTAACATCCAATAGCAAAAGCCCAGCagcacacaaaataacactggcCAACATGTTTATGCTGTATTCAGTTTATTGCAAACAGTCAATGCTTCAGAGCAAGACAGAGAAGAGATAAGCGATCGAGGAACACCCTTAACAGATAAGGGCTACAATTACTCAGGCTCACTTGAAAGACGGACACTGTCATATGATGAGTGAATTCAGAAAAGGGAACAAGCATATGATTGGCATCATGTTGATTGTCGCAAAGGCCTCTGTTTTGGACTCGTTGGTTGCCTGTGGTTAGCAAGCAGTTCTGGATTTCCAGAAGTAGTTCTTGCAGCCTGGTTTTTTTGGCTCATTGTCTCCACTGTTTCTCCTCATTAGGTCCAGTCCACTCTGTAGAATTCCCAGAGATGGGCTGTCAGACTGGATGGCTGCTGGGTCTGAGTTACTGAACAGCCACTGAAGCTCTGGAAGGGCATATCTCTCTGGCATCTGTTAATTCAATTAAATCAGTTTTTCAGGTTAGAcagaaaaaataagattttattatgccttaaaaacaatatatgcTTCAAAGATGGTGTATTGCTGCTATTCAAGTGCAATGAGGTTTAGAGTTCTACTTTAAAGTCTTACCTCTTCATCAGTAGGAGTGCCATGAGATGCCTGTAGCGCAGAGTTCAAAACCATATGAGATCGACCACATGATATGATGCTTGCTGTCACGGCCAAACAGAACAGGGAGATGGTGAAGTGAAGTTGGGATGAAGCCATCGCAGACGTTTTGAAGGATGTGGCTTGTTCAACCTTGGTTCAAGCCTCTGCGTCTGCACTGTGCTCCCTAAGTGTGTCTTTTAGCTTATCCATACTGTGTTTTATACTGGTACCTTCTCTTACACAGAGTAAAAATTAGTTACGCACTGAGaagttttacaaattaaaaattaacaagTTCAACTGGTTGCAGCTGGCATCTACTGGTCAGATGTAACTTCAAATACAGTTCCATCTTCAGCAAAGTAACTGGTGTTTCCTGCTGTCCAAACACAGAATGCATCCACATGAAGCAGGACCCCCCCCCAATAAACTGCTAATTAGCCCCCAATAAATTGATCTGTTGCTAAAGTAACTTTGCTACCAATGTTTCTTGGTCATAAATTCTTGATGGCCATCACTGGCAAAAGGATGTTACCAGGAAACATGTCAACCTTTCTTTGAACAGTTTATTACCTACATCTTTCTGCATCGACTATAAATCTAGGAAACTAAATATATAGACCATTTTGGATGCAAAAACCTCTAAGTccatctgactttatttcttttgaattacctttttttatcaAGCTCCTATGTTTAGGTTTAGTAATCTTCACTTtaatagcaataaaaaaagattattgttCAGTTATTGAAACGACTTACTTTCAGAAATTTCACTTTAGCCACTTCATTGGTATTTAACAAATATGATCATCTTTGATCATGATCATCTGTCCAGGCAAAAACCTGTAGAGTCCTGCACAGGTCCTCTTTGATAAACCTGCACCCACAGTAATTAACAGAACAGAACCGTTATCTGACAGCAACACTAATTTAATTCCGTACCTGACCCGGCCCATTTGACATGAAAACCGCGACCTGAATTGCACCTGCATTAATCTCCTACATGTGGTAgacaaaacttatttttctcATGTAACACAAGCAATAAACCATTGTGCATTCTGAGTTAAagcatttaagaaaaattaacaGACATGCAAGCCcaacatgttaacaaacaacaacaacaaaagaactGAGAGAGAGAACAAGAGCAAGAGCACACATGACATCCATTgtgtaaacaatataaaactattGCGTACATCATGTgtacaatttttaatgaattatgcTATACAGACACAAAGAGGTCTAAAAGGCCTAAATTCAAAGAAGGctgaaacatttattcaaattgtGAATAGCAGGTGGAAACGTTTCTAGGTAGGGTGCTATCTCCAACAATTAGTAGTATACATCCCAGTGTGATTTATCTCAGTATAACAAAAGGGAAAACATTAAGATTTGAAATAAGATTTGATTGTTTTACCAAGTTTATGATTAAGTTTGAGGATGATTCTcacaaaactatattttctgcaaaaaaaatgtgtttgttttttaattttcatatggtgcaaaagcaaaaactgagggaaaaaataaatgtcaaatttgttGAGAGCATTTTCTGTAACTGCAAGTCAAGCTGCAATACAGGACTAAAAAACAGGACTATGCAAAGATGCCAAAAGACCACTAAAGCAGTCACCATAATCttactgtatgtaaatatatgttgacccattcagaattattaaacagagcaaaacacaaaaaaagcaaataaaaacattctgaaattGTTAAATGTGGTGATCTGAAGGCATCAGAGTGTGTTGAAGCCCATATGATATGCATATAAACCACTGACTATTGCAAACTCCTATAAAAACACACTTCTTCAGTGAGTGTCTATAATAAAGCATGCCAGACATGCAACCATACTGGGAAACATGCTTGTGCAAAAAGCTATCAAAGAGTGCACATACACggtttgtttatttgcaaacTAATAATAATGGACTCACTTGTGTCTAATAATGTACGACTCCTGCATGTCACTGTAATTGTCTTTACCTCCATCATACCTCCATACAATTGTCATCTATCAAAACTTCACTGGTAAGATACTGGTTTGCTTTATTCAGCCTATACAGACTAGTCCTAACTTTATATTTCTTATGTGTTTGTTCCCACCAATCGCTGCACAAGTTAAGGTTATGTATGTCTTTTGAGATTGCATTGCAGTCcctgcagtttaaaaaaaaaaaaaaaaagtttggaagtCTGTGAGAATACTCGGGGTGATTCACGACCAGAGTGGACTCTGCCCTGGGCTGAGGGGGGTTCCCGGTGACTCTGGAaaatattgtaaacattttataatgagTATAATGAGACTGTTTCCTTAAAATTATCAGCTTGCTTAGAATTTGTTAGTCAAGAGATCCCAAATATGAAAGAGAaaaattgccaaaaataaagtgaaaattcagtcaaatatgttgaaaaaaaaaaaattcccaagCTCACGGAATATTTTAATGCAGGGCTTGAAAAAGATGCAGATGCATATCATGGCAAAGATAGGTCATATGTAGACTTgtgtagccagaccttcagactgacagcAGAAAGTCTGAGAATTTTGGCCACTTTGAACGCGGCCAAGGCCtgcccaagaggccatatgagTGAAAGGAACAGCATCTAATCATGTTTCATTTTGTGCCACAGCATGTTTAGAGGCAGAGAAATGTCGCCACAATAACAGACTAGGAGACTAGGTAATATGCTTTCAGTAGCTAAATACAATAGGCTATAACAGAGGTcttcaatcctgctcctgggcAGGTTTATTTCCAACCTTGCCTCAGCACACCTGCctgtgtttttttaagcagtCTTGAAGAGCTTAATTAGCTGCTTCAGGTTTGTTTCATTAGGGTTGTAGAttaactctgcaggacattaGGTCCCCAGGAACAttctgtaattaaatattatacatattaatgCATGGCTGTAACCACCACAAACACACTTGTTTAACTAtttttggtagaatgacttGTGCGCTTGGGGttgttgtcttgctgcatgacccactttctcttcagattttagttcatggacagatgtcctgatattttcctttagaatttgctggtataattcagaatttatttattaagtcatcctggcccagatgcagcaaaactatgatactaccaccaccatgtttcacagatgggatatgtttcttcttatgctggaatgcagtgtttttctttctccaaacataacactttttatttaaaccaaaaattacattttggtcTCATtcatccacaaaaaaaaaatatccagtAGACTTCTGACTTGTCCACATAATCTTTATTAAACtgcagacaggcagcagtgttttttggagagttgtggctttctccttgcaacccTACCATAcacaccatggttgttcattgttctcccGATGATGGACTCATAAACTTCAAGATTAAACAATGTAAGAAAGACctttagttgcttagaagttaTCCTGGGGTTCTTTGCCTAAACCTAAACTATTATACATCTTGCTTTGGAGTAatctttgttggtcgaccactTCTGGGGAGTGTAACACTGGTctagaatttcctccatttgtacacaatctgtctgactgtggatttgtgaagtccaaactctttagagatggttttgtaaccttttccagcctgatgagcaacaacaactttttttctgaggtcctcagagatctcctttgtttgtgccatgattcactttcacaaacatgatcatactttaatagatccctgttctttaaataaaacagggcataaaCGAATTGTCATCCTATTGACTGAAAGCACTTCTGAACAGATagactctaatttcaccttcaaattaactgctaatcctagagattcacatacttttgcaactcacaaatatttaacgctggataatttttcataataaataaatgacaaagtatgtATTTTCTTGAATGTGCTTTTATCAGTTTTGAAAGCAGtttgttaacatttaaaaaaatgtgctgaaaatgtacagtGTTTTGCAGATTGTAGAGTATGAATGACAAAAGtgtttgtggattttgaaaaaaatgtggtCATTGCATGCATTTTGTCTGAAAGCAATGAAAAATTATTCACAGTTGGGTCCACATTTTAGAACTTTTGTATCACTGAATGTGtgaacagttttgaaaatgtgtcttCAGTATTGAACAAActgtactttattattattattattattattattattattacaattattattattatttcaaattattactttaggaatttatttatgttttattttatttttttccaactttttatttttatttatcaggaGTAAATTTTGTAGATGTTGATgtatttttgcttgtttatttgtttgaaataggGAGAAATGCTGCTTGATTCACTGCTGTGCTGTAATGCAGTCAGTAAAATAAAacgctttctttttcttttcatacaaGCTTAACCAGCATGCCAGAAATGAAGACCTAATGTTCTAAACCTTAAATAGAGTATTCTACTTTAAATAGagcttctacttctgcaacaacaacagctcaaaagtattgaaaaaattatctctatataaaatactgtaacaacTGATAAGCACCTTTAAGTAACAAGAtcactgaaatatttagaagAGCTGATTCCATTCTCAGTTTGAGGAATAGTCAGGTGTTGAAGCTCtttccattacatcaacaacatAGAGTAAAAAAGACCCCTTTGATTTGGTTTTGTGGATGCAGAGCAACACAAAGaatcagagagagaaaaaaataatgcctGGCAGAGGGAGTAGTTGGTTCAGAAAAATGGGAGAAGAGGTAGGggagatttttatgttttttttaaaaaaaaaaaaataaataaataaacatacacacactcaaaagaaATCACACCTAAGTTTGGTGGATATAccgaaaaaaagggaaaaatacacacacacatctatttatttatctatctatctatctatatttttgacattgtggagTGTAACACTGGTCTAGAATTgttaaacaatgttaaaaaattatcaaaaatagtaaattatgtttatctgCAAAtctaacgatgcaaacatgttttctgtaaggggtaggtttagggttagtgttgggttaggggatagacaatatcgtttagtcagtataaaaactatagaagtctatggaaagtccccacaattcacaaaaacaaacgtgtgtgtgtgtgtgtgtgtttttgagtgtgtgtacgtttatgtatcttttttattgcaaaataattactatatacagtaaacattctttttgttttgttttgttttttggtaagTACATGCACTGGGTTCTGCATTTTTTGATGTAGTGTCtaataaattatctgtagtGCGTATTGTATTACCTAATGTGTGtatgatttgaaagctttgtttgaatttgagtacaggtgaaatggttttgaatcgattgtttgattttgccagaagAGTCAGGGCTTCAatgaatttagtttgaacatctggatttgtgtttacagttttgagaaaatgagtgatggtttcaaaaaatgtgctttagcatttcaggaaaaaaaaaaaaaaaactgtaatagtttATGTAATGTTCCCTGTTGTTAGTATTTTTAGATCAGTGTGTTATGAATGAAATGTATGTTTTCTGAATGAGAATTGTTGTCAGTGTTATCTAATCTTTTAGATTTTATCAAATCTTTATTTGactctagcactctctattctaattcttttctttaaaaaaaatcttgcccTTTTAGACTTATACTCTGTTCATTtacttactgcttgttttctttaaaaaatgcctctaacactagcttgcttTATTGTTTGTCTattctatctgttttctttttattatacaattttaaaaaacctttGCTATGTGTACTTTGTTAGGCTATGAGATTTGTCATAGCACTTACATGTTATTGCTCtcttgttgattttgattgcttccattgtcctcttttgtaagtcactttggataaaagcgtctgctaaatgtctaaatgtaaatgttatggtgaaactatgggattatttttgtgccaataagaatgaacgtaactttataaaactgaacgtaactttccaagaaacgatcaaaaatatgccactgcaaaagaagaaaaacacaatgaaaatgaaaaaaatgaactcagtcgcacgaatttaacatgctcttcaaatatgcttcattctttgttaatgattttcaaagaatcgttttcgcgaatcatggattctgaatgcgttgccacagatttcgcttacgcttcgcaaattttcgtttgctgttttggcacaaacctctcgtgggggcgggcttaacagcgatctactctgactggctaatgagcttttgatggacagttgctctctgacctggaagcacggtaAGCGAAACGTaacgtaagcgaaagctgtggcaacgcattcagaatccatgattcgcgaaaacgattctttgaaaatcattaacaaagaatgaagcatatttgaagagcatgttaaattcgtgcgactgagttcattttttcattttcattgtgtttttcttcttttgcagtggcatatttttgatcgtttcttggaaagttacgttcagttttataaagttacgttcattcttattggcacaaaaataatcccatatgAAACAAGCTTATTTTGAGACCTACATGAAGTGTTTTGTTGGTCTGAGTGAGTTTTGGAGGTGAGATCAACTTTTTGGCCAAGATACATGTTGGTAATGCAAACTGTACgaagagttttgaaaatgtggcTTCAGTATTGAACAATGCTTGttagcaactgaaaaaaaaaaaaaaaaaaaactgtaatcatTAAAATTGGAATCAACTATTTCTCAATTatcagtaattaaaata includes:
- the sst2 gene encoding somatostatin 2, translated to MASSQLHFTISLFCLAVTASIISCGRSHMVLNSALQASHGTPTDEEMPERYALPELQWLFSNSDPAAIQSDSPSLGILQSGLDLMRRNSGDNEPKKPGCKNYFWKSRTAC